One Tenrec ecaudatus isolate mTenEca1 chromosome 12, mTenEca1.hap1, whole genome shotgun sequence DNA segment encodes these proteins:
- the LOC142423072 gene encoding olfactory receptor 1F1-like, with translation MTMNRANLSSVSEFLLLGLSRQPQQQQFLFVLFLSMYLATVLGNLLIILAISTDSRLHTPMYFFLSNLSFVDISFSSTTIPNMLVNHILDRQSISFPGCLTQMYFLFMFVDMDNFLLAVMAYDRFVAVCHPLHYTTKMTPHLCVLMVAGSWVVANLNILLHTLLMARLSFCADNRISHFFCDVAALLKLSCSDTHLNEMMILFEGGFIMITSLVCILVSYIYITFAVLRVPSTKGKWKAFSTCGSHLAVVSLFYGTVFAVYLTPSSSHSSEKDIVTTVMYTVVTPMLNPFIYSLRNKDLKGALRKVLERKKFSTQ, from the coding sequence ATGACTATGAACAGGGCAAATCTATCGAGTGTCTCCGAGTTCCTCCTCCTGGGACTCTCCAGGCAGCCCCAGCAGCAGCAGTTCCTCTTCGTGCTCTTCCTGAGCATGTACCTGGCCACAGTCCTGGgaaacctgctcatcatcctggccatcagCACAGACTCCCGCctgcacacccccatgtacttcttcctcagcaACCTGTCCTTCGTGGACATCAGTTTCTCCTCCACCACCATCCCCAACATGCTGGTCAACCACATCCTTGATAGACAGTCTATTTCTTTCCCTGGGTGCCTTACCCAgatgtattttcttttcatgtttgTAGACATGGACAATTTCCTCTTGGCTGTGATGGCCTATGATCGTTTTGTTGCTGTGTGTCACCCCTTACACTACACAACAAAGATGACCCCTCATCTCTGTGTCCTGATGGTTGCTGGATCATGGGTtgtagccaacctgaatatcctaTTGCACACCCTGCTAATGGCTCGGCTCTCATTCTGTGCAGACAACCGGATCTCCCACTTCTTCTGTGATGTGGCTGCTCTCCTGAAACTCTCCTGTTCAGACACACACCTCAATGAGATGATGATTCTGTTTGAGGGGGGCTTCATAATGATCACCTCACTTGTTTGCATCTTGGTTTCCTACATTTACATCACCTTTGCGGTCCTGAGAGTCCCATCCACAAAGGGAAAGTGgaaagccttctccacctgtggcTCCCACCTGGCTGTGGTTTCCCTCTTCTATGGCACTGTCTTTGCGGTTTATCTCACCCCTTCATCCTCCCACTCATCTGAGAAGGACATTGTAACGACTGTGATGTACACGGTGGTGACCCCCATGCTGAACCCTTTCATCTACAGCCTCAGGAACAAAGACCTGAAAGGGGCTCTGAGGAAAGTGCTTGAGAGAAAGAAGTTCTCTACCCAGTGA